Proteins encoded by one window of Paenibacillus sp. DCT19:
- the purQ gene encoding phosphoribosylformylglycinamidine synthase subunit PurQ, with protein MKFAVLVFPGSNCDIDCYKAVEDAIGQEVDYVWHTATDLSAYDCILVPGGFSYGDYLRCGAISRFAPVMNEVAKAAEQGKYVLGICNGFQILTEAGLLPGALIRNTSLKFRCHDTVLKVVNADTPFTRDYTQDEEIIIPIAHGEGNYYCDDATLASLQANNQIVFTYGSNPNGSLGDIAGISNIGGNVVGMMPHPERAVDSLLGSEDGKRMFTSILKAWRDKHDAAAIR; from the coding sequence ATGAAATTTGCAGTTCTTGTGTTCCCTGGCTCCAACTGCGACATCGACTGTTACAAGGCAGTAGAAGACGCGATTGGACAAGAGGTTGATTATGTATGGCACACGGCTACAGATCTATCGGCTTATGATTGCATTCTGGTTCCAGGTGGTTTCTCGTATGGTGACTACCTGCGTTGCGGCGCCATTTCCCGTTTCGCACCTGTAATGAACGAGGTAGCCAAAGCTGCTGAACAAGGTAAATATGTTCTGGGCATTTGTAACGGATTCCAGATCCTGACTGAAGCTGGTTTGCTTCCAGGTGCGTTGATCCGTAACACATCCCTGAAATTCCGTTGTCATGATACCGTATTGAAAGTAGTCAATGCAGATACACCATTTACACGTGACTATACGCAAGATGAAGAGATTATTATTCCGATTGCACACGGTGAAGGAAACTATTATTGCGATGATGCAACACTTGCAAGCTTGCAAGCGAACAACCAAATCGTATTTACGTATGGTAGCAATCCGAATGGTTCCCTTGGTGATATCGCGGGAATCAGCAATATCGGTGGAAACGTGGTCGGCATGATGCCGCATCCAGAGCGCGCAGTAGATTCATTGCTCGGCTCAGAAGACGGCAAACGTATGTTTACATCTATTTTGAAAGCATGGAGGGATAAGCATGACGCAGCAGCTATCCGCTAA
- the purS gene encoding phosphoribosylformylglycinamidine synthase subunit PurS, translated as MIKATVYVTIKQSVLDPQGVAVQGALHSMGFNEVESVRIGKVMELNLDTTDRVEAEKRLKVMCEKLLANTVVEDYRYELEG; from the coding sequence ATGATTAAAGCAACCGTATATGTCACTATTAAGCAAAGCGTACTCGACCCGCAAGGCGTAGCAGTTCAAGGAGCCCTACATTCGATGGGATTCAATGAAGTTGAAAGTGTACGGATCGGTAAAGTCATGGAACTGAACCTGGATACGACAGATCGTGTAGAAGCGGAGAAACGATTGAAAGTGATGTGTGAGAAGCTGCTCGCGAACACCGTTGTTGAAGATTACCGCTACGAATTGGAGGGTTAA
- a CDS encoding immunity 26/phosphotriesterase HocA family protein, which produces MGRKSYNEGDIFLIPMHDGRLAVCQVVNALRGRFKKAFSFGVMSIQHDETVSFEDREFLVYPYMQRKNSVVFTSPAHLKDGTWRIIDNIPLTPEKKELQVFQCAGHLYAGDEYIRNLSPTEYSQYITLGVAGFELVQNHLLEMKQ; this is translated from the coding sequence ATGGGAAGAAAAAGCTATAATGAGGGCGATATTTTTCTGATTCCGATGCATGATGGGCGTTTGGCTGTATGTCAGGTCGTAAATGCATTGAGAGGACGCTTCAAAAAGGCATTTTCATTCGGCGTGATGAGCATTCAGCATGACGAAACCGTAAGCTTCGAGGATCGCGAATTCCTTGTCTATCCTTACATGCAGCGAAAGAACAGCGTGGTCTTCACATCACCGGCACATCTCAAAGATGGAACATGGAGAATCATCGATAACATCCCATTAACGCCAGAGAAGAAAGAACTGCAAGTATTTCAATGTGCGGGGCATTTGTACGCTGGAGATGAGTATATCCGCAATCTCTCGCCCACAGAATACAGTCAGTATATTACGCTCGGCGTGGCAGGGTTTGAGTTGGTACAGAACCATTTATTAGAGATGAAACAGTAA